The following DNA comes from Ornithinimicrobium avium.
CCGACCACGGCAGGCCGGTGAGGTCCATGCCGTCCAGGCGCAGCAGGTCGAAGACCATGTAGGTCACCGGGCGCGTGCGGGCCAGACGCGACGCGGCGACGGCAGAGGCGGTGTGCACGCGGTCGACGACGTGGCTGAAGGACGGGCGCCCGGCCACCATCGCGACCGCCTCCCCGTCGAGCAGCACGTCGTCGCAGACCTGCGCCAGGCCGTGCAGCTCCGGCAGCGCCACCGCGATGTCCCGGCCGGAGCGGGTGAGCAGCCGCAGGCGGCTGTCGGCCGCGTCCGCGAGCAGCCGGATGCCGTCCCACTTGATCTCGTGCACCCAGGCCGGTCCGGCGGGCGGGCCGGTGCGCAGGTCGCCAGGAGTGGCCAGCATGGGTCGCATTGGTCCATCCTTGACCAATGCGAGCGATCTGGAAGGGTGCGGTCTCCTTCGGGCTGGTCAACGTGCCCGTGCGCCTCTACTCGGCCACGGAGAACCACGACATCAGCCTGCACCAGGTGCGCGCCAGCGACGGCAGCCGGATCCGCTACAAGCGGGTGGCCCAGGCCGACGGTGAGGAGGTCCCCTACAAGGAGATCGCCAAGGCCTACGAGACCGAGGACGGGCGGACGGTGGTCCTCACCGACGAGGACCTGGCCTCCCTGCCCAACCGGTCGAGCAAGGAGATCGAGGTCGAGAGGTTCGTCCCGGCGGCCCAGATCGACCCGATCCTCTACGACAAGGCCTACTTCATCGAGCCGGACGCCATGGGGGCCAAGGCCTACGGACTGCTGAGGGAGGCGCTGCGCGAGTCCGACCGGGTCGCGGTCGTCACGGTCTCGGTGCGCACGCGGATGACGATGGCGGTGCTGCGGGTGATGGACGACGCGATCCTGCTGCAGACCCTGCTGTGGCCCGACGAGGTGCGCGACGCCGCCCGGCTCGACAACCTCGACCAGGTCAGCGAGCCGAAGAAGGCCGAGAAGCAGATGGCCCAGATGCTCGTGGAATCGATGGCCGGCGACTTCGAGCCCGAGGGCCACGTCGACGACTTCAAGGAGGCTCTCGACGCCCTCGTCGCCAGGAAGATCGAGGGCGGCGACGTCACCGAGGCGCCCGAGGCCGAGGAGGAGGCCGAGTCCGGGGAGGTCGTCGACCTGCTCGCCGCCCTGCAGCGCTCGGTCGACCGGGCCAAGAAGGGTCGCGGGGCGAAGGCCGACGACGAGTCCGGCGACGACCCAGCCTCGGAGCGCCCGAGTAAGCCGGCCGCCAAGAAGGCCGCGCCGAAGGAGTCCGCTGCGAAGAAGACCGCTGCGAAGAAGACCGCTGCGAAGAAGACCGAGGCGAAGAGGGCGACGGCCAGCAAGACCACGGCCAAGAAGGCCGGCTGAGCGGCTCAGGGCGCGGTGGTCTGCGCCGCATCCTCCTCGACGGCCAGCTTGGGGCTGCAGCCGACGCTCTGGTCCAGCGCCTTGGCCGTCTCGGTGACCGCCCGCTCGAGATGCTCGGTGGCCCCGGCGCCGGTCTGCCCGAAGGACTCGGCGACCAGCGCGTAGGGGATCTTGTCGCCGGCGTCGTCGGACTGCGGGTCCTTGCACATCGTCAGGCCGGTGACCAGGCCCGGGGAGACGAAGGAGACGCCGA
Coding sequences within:
- the ku gene encoding non-homologous end joining protein Ku; protein product: MRAIWKGAVSFGLVNVPVRLYSATENHDISLHQVRASDGSRIRYKRVAQADGEEVPYKEIAKAYETEDGRTVVLTDEDLASLPNRSSKEIEVERFVPAAQIDPILYDKAYFIEPDAMGAKAYGLLREALRESDRVAVVTVSVRTRMTMAVLRVMDDAILLQTLLWPDEVRDAARLDNLDQVSEPKKAEKQMAQMLVESMAGDFEPEGHVDDFKEALDALVARKIEGGDVTEAPEAEEEAESGEVVDLLAALQRSVDRAKKGRGAKADDESGDDPASERPSKPAAKKAAPKESAAKKTAAKKTAAKKTEAKRATASKTTAKKAG